The sequence below is a genomic window from Candidatus Marimicrobium litorale.
ATTACGTGCGCAAAAGGGGCGCCAACCATACAACACCCCCCTCCAAAAGCAAGCCCCGCACGTGTCCCGCCTCCAAGCCTTTACAGCGGCGATCATTACCGGGCGCCGCTCGACTGCGTGACAACGCGCCCTCGCTGCCCGGCGCAAGTAGGCAGGCTGATTGTGTGCGCTTCTTCCTTGAAATATCACTGCTATTTAATATACTAGCGCACTAATAACAACAAGTTACCTAGGGGCCATGTCAGGAGCTAATCAACCACGGGGAACATCGAATCTCCTCGACCCGCGCTTGCGCTTCGCTCGCGTGCCACTACTCGCTACCCTCGCGTTTGGCCTTGTATTTGCCATCGTCTATCTCGATAACAGTACCCGACACGACTATGATCAGCAGTGGAAGCGCCTCGACAGTGGCCTGACCCACTTTGACCCGGGACTCACCGAGCGGGTAAACGACGCCGAGGCGTCAAGCAACACTCCCGTAGCAACAGCTACACCCCCTTGGTTTGAGCAGGAGGTAAGCCGCGGCGATACCCTATCGATCATCTTCAAACGCGCGGGTTACGATGAGCGCGACGTGCACACTATCGTTAACGAAGCTGAGAATGGACGCTCTCTAGCCAAAATATTCCCTGGCGAGACGATTGCTTTTCAGTCCGACAGCTCTGGTACCCTGACCGGTGTGAAACACATAGTTTCACCGCTGGAAGCAGTCACCTACCGATTGACAGACTCCGGCTTTGAACGCCAGGTCGAAACCCGCTCTCCGGATGCACGACAGGCATGGATCAGTGGAGTCATCCGCTCTTCCCTGTTTAATGCGGGCCAGGAAGCCGGTGTGTCCCAGGGTATGATCATGAATATGGCAACTATCTTCGGCGGCGTAGTAGATTTCGCCCTGGACCCCCGCCGAGGGGACACCATGCAGCTGCTCTATGAGGAGCTGTTCCTGGACGGCAAAAAAATCAGGGACGGTGATATTATCGCCGCCTCATTCACCAATCAGGGTGAGACATTCAACGCCTTTCGCTATACCGACACCCGTGGAGAGACCAACTACTACAACGAGGAGGGCTTCAGTATGCGTAAGGCCTTTCTCATGGCACCTCTGGATTTCACCCGCATAAGCTCCAACTTTAACCTGCGACGCCTGCACCCAATTTACAAAACAACACGACCCCACAGAGGCACAGACTACGCCGCCCCCACCGGAACGCCTGTGTACGCGTCCGGAGATGGCAGAGTCGTAAAATCAGGCTATACCAAAGCCAACGGTAATTACGTGTTTATTCGCCATGGAGACCGCTACGTCACCCGCTATCTGCACCTTCACAAACGCGCTGTGAGCGCAGGCCGGCGTGTTACTCAAGGGCAAATCATTGGAACCGTTGGCGCAACAGGGACTGCAACCGGCCCCCACCTGCATTACGAGTTCCTCGTAAACGGCGTGCATCGCAACCCGCGCAGCGTTGTAAAACAACTTCCCAAGGCGAAGCAGTTACCGCGTGATGAGATGGAGAATTTCCAACTGACGGTCAATCGAGCGAGCAAACAACTCATCAAACTGCGCTCAGGCAACTCGGTCGCGATGAGCGCGCCCGCTGACGCCAACCTCTCCGCCAACTGATTTTGAAGACAGCAATGCCTCTTTATGTCGGGCTTATGTCCGGCACCAGCGTGGATGCTATCGACTGCGCATTGGTGTCCTGCCAGGGCTGTGAAGCGGAGGTGCTGACCACCTACGAATACCCCATTCCACAGCGCCTGAAGAACGAGATAGCGGCGCTCAGCCAGCCCGGAGCAAATGAGATCGAGCGGATGGGTGTGCTCGACCGAGAACTCGGCGCCCTGTTCGCCAGTGCCGCCCTGTCGCTGCTGAAAAATGCCCACGTTGACCCAGGTGAAGTAGCCGCCATAGGAACTCACGGACAAACAATCCGCCACAGACCTGCGTCTGTCACCGAGAACACACAGCCAGGATTTACCCTGCAAATAGGGGACCCCAATACGATTGCAGAGACAACCGGCATCACCACGGTAGCTGATTTTCGCCGCAGGGATGTTGCCGCTGGCGGCGAGGGCGCTCCGCTGGCACCGGCATTTCATGCGGCGACCCTGTCAGCAGAGGGCGTGAACCGCGCCATTGTCAATATCGGAGGGATTGCCAATGTCACCTTATTGGAGGGCAGTGAGTTGCTCGCAGGGTTTGATACCGGGCCGGGCAATACACTGCTGGACCACTGGATTCAGGAGAATCGGGGGGAAGAATGCGACCGGGGGGGCCGGTGGTCCGCTGCCGGTAACATTGACGAGCAGCTCCTCAAGCGCTTGCTAAATCACCCATTCTTTACCCTTACGGGCCCCCGCAGCACGGGCAAGGAAGCTTTTAACCTGCCCTGGTTGAAAAAGCTGTTGGTGCAGTCCACTGCGATAACACCGGGAGACGTACAGACTACGCTGGTGGAATTTACAGCAAAAAGTATCGCGCTCGCGATAAAACACCACGCCCTCTTACCCACTGAGATCTTTGTCTGCGGAGGGGGCGCGCACAACACGCATTTAATGCAGCGCCTTGCGGTGCATGCGGAACCGGCAAGGCTGGACACTACCGCGGCCCTCGGCCTGGACCCGGACTGGGTGGAGGCCGCTGCCTTTGCCTGGCTGGCTTGTCAAACACTTACTAGCAGTGCCGGTAATGCCCCGGTGGTAACAGGCGCTGCAGGCGAGCGGATACTCGGTGGCATTTACCCGGGCGGCGAGCCCACTCGGGGTGCCAGCTAGACCTGCAGGCACTGTTTATGGCGTTACCGCGCACCGCTCTGCCACCGCCTCACACCGGAACTACGCAGCGGGCTCAGCAATGGGAGCAAGCGCCATATTGACGGCCAGAGTCTTAACAGGCTTTGACGGCGACCTGCACTGCACGTCACCGCCATGCAGTGGCGCGTGTCGCAGTCGCCCTCATGGAGGTCTCTAGATAGAAAAGGATGAACCGCAACCACAGGTCGCGGTGGCATTGGGATTTTCGACGACGAAGCGGGACCCCTCGAGGCCCTCGGTATAATCAACGACTGACCCGACAAGGTACTGCAGGCTCATCGGATCCACCAGTAAAGTGACACCCTCGCTTTGCAACGCGGTATCGTCATCAG
It includes:
- a CDS encoding peptidoglycan DD-metalloendopeptidase family protein is translated as MSGANQPRGTSNLLDPRLRFARVPLLATLAFGLVFAIVYLDNSTRHDYDQQWKRLDSGLTHFDPGLTERVNDAEASSNTPVATATPPWFEQEVSRGDTLSIIFKRAGYDERDVHTIVNEAENGRSLAKIFPGETIAFQSDSSGTLTGVKHIVSPLEAVTYRLTDSGFERQVETRSPDARQAWISGVIRSSLFNAGQEAGVSQGMIMNMATIFGGVVDFALDPRRGDTMQLLYEELFLDGKKIRDGDIIAASFTNQGETFNAFRYTDTRGETNYYNEEGFSMRKAFLMAPLDFTRISSNFNLRRLHPIYKTTRPHRGTDYAAPTGTPVYASGDGRVVKSGYTKANGNYVFIRHGDRYVTRYLHLHKRAVSAGRRVTQGQIIGTVGATGTATGPHLHYEFLVNGVHRNPRSVVKQLPKAKQLPRDEMENFQLTVNRASKQLIKLRSGNSVAMSAPADANLSAN
- a CDS encoding anhydro-N-acetylmuramic acid kinase, which encodes MPLYVGLMSGTSVDAIDCALVSCQGCEAEVLTTYEYPIPQRLKNEIAALSQPGANEIERMGVLDRELGALFASAALSLLKNAHVDPGEVAAIGTHGQTIRHRPASVTENTQPGFTLQIGDPNTIAETTGITTVADFRRRDVAAGGEGAPLAPAFHAATLSAEGVNRAIVNIGGIANVTLLEGSELLAGFDTGPGNTLLDHWIQENRGEECDRGGRWSAAGNIDEQLLKRLLNHPFFTLTGPRSTGKEAFNLPWLKKLLVQSTAITPGDVQTTLVEFTAKSIALAIKHHALLPTEIFVCGGGAHNTHLMQRLAVHAEPARLDTTAALGLDPDWVEAAAFAWLACQTLTSSAGNAPVVTGAAGERILGGIYPGGEPTRGAS
- the erpA gene encoding iron-sulfur cluster insertion protein ErpA; its protein translation is MSAAETFDPSGINLSERAVHKVQELVAEEENDELKLRVFITGGGCSGFQYGFTFDELVADDDTALQSEGVTLLVDPMSLQYLVGSVVDYTEGLEGSRFVVENPNATATCGCGSSFSI